A genomic stretch from Plasmodium brasilianum strain Bolivian I chromosome 9, whole genome shotgun sequence includes:
- a CDS encoding hypothetical protein (conserved Plasmodium protein) produces the protein MTGMLECISVGIISLLFIKIYALFCKNKNEIRVNLKTKQDGKCLGSLNLHVDIICDITNNFGKYYAKEAIKKKYIIGIIPVYKTYNKEYEDINRFNEFMAELFKFLNMRNGKLILASEDNCIVNFLHTELKSEEEKEEREDKVEAENYYDDNILLGSCIIINEKVSVVVCVIKYEKEIEKQLHFFLRNKKKGMFVIVNNIFLNNNIKKDDKRFKNMEILEKKCSLIQQGDSDINNFLSFFDFFNVKKEYLNDIYSIIQINMKNFTYFYKLLGNYVTAETYLNGYMYGNLVDTKIYNSLMDIYYDVISEAIKKDNKKIHMKKFYTFYGQKCDYRKIVKFTLMRLENNILFYIYDIYFYIYYQLILYFS, from the coding sequence atgacaGGAATGCTTGAATGTATTTCAGTTGgcattatttctttattatttataaaaatatatgcattattttgtaaaaataaaaatgaaatcagagtaaatttaaaaacaaaacaagaTGGTAAGTGTCTGGGTTCACTAAATTTGCATGTCGATATAATATGcgatataacaaataattttgGGAAATATTATGCTAAAGAagctattaaaaaaaaatatatcataggTATAATTCCTGTATATAAAACttataataaagaatatgAAGATATTAATAGATTTAATGAATTCATGGCTGAGTTGTTTAAGTTTTTAAATATGCGAAATGGAAAACTAATATTGGCAAGTGAAGATAACTGtatagttaattttttacacaCAGAGCTAAAATCCgaagaggaaaaagaagaaagagaAGATAAAGTTGAAgcagaaaattattatgatgataacatattattagggtcttgtattattattaatgaaaaagttTCTGTTGTTGTTTGTgttattaaatatgaaaaagaaattgaaaaacaacttcatttttttttaaggaataaaaaaaaaggcatgTTTGTAATTGTAAAcaatatattcttaaataataatataaaaaaagatgataaaagatttaaaaatatggaaatattAGAAAAGAAATGTTCCTTAATTCAACAAGGTGACAgtgatattaataatttcttatcCTTTTTTGATTTCTTTAATGTTAAGAaggaatatttaaatgatatttactcaattatacaaattaatatgaaaaattttaccTACTTTTATAAGCTTTTAGGAAATTATGTAACTGCAGAAACTTATCTAAATGGATATATGTATGGAAATCTTGTGGATACGAAAATATACAACTCCTTAATGGATATTTATTATGATGTAATTTCTGAAgccataaaaaaagataataaaaaaatccatatgaaaaaattttatacattttatggTCAAAAGTGTGATTACAggaaaatagtaaaatttaCTTTGATGAGGTTggaaaacaatatattattttatatttatgacatttatttttatatatactaccAACTGattttatacttttcatAA
- a CDS encoding protein KIC10, producing the protein MQNIVDPDNTVLYSGVNLRKYIGALHTIEEDDENNNDKNKKGETNEKTETNVNNASNYNKENNVSSYNNEKNYSLSNDMQKKTSNICNEHTMDGCRNILKEWNIEHTSDDYVHPFSSINNYLSNKNISKEYLNNNEKSNTRKNLEEAVNRRRKIKEMISAYNSLNLSLSSCNFENLDIRKKTSLYHSDNSFEKDEQIGISLKKKTSERNYSGITNQVQDKKENNDYYRDNNNESSCNIINNKNMNNDCISSTYENNISHLHNNYLNNCYTSKDNIKSRINEISLDKLCINGSNSDNTNDNNNDKNNDKENDNDDEIEDYKTFLTLDSNNTIFKTKPLKLPDISFLNNNSSNYSYLGFNNRDEENNHGNRNDNNNSNTFLRNRILYETLDGMSFYYDENGNDNNNSYNNYKNSNNNNKDKEIFNFISELNGEKSALQNRTGIYEYNSKNFLDNNVNFFELKKESKNNIVKNYIKISKVENSNIEHLINNGISSINNVINVDHVKHNNLNNNNTINCSNIVGNKIKSYAKTYLDYKNYEQNSRIIYKNAFENNYYKNQPISYNRKKSSDRLKSSIIYNNPRINKNEKDISYLNKINNSSIIHHSPYKSNNKIVQDICNYNGAYNTHNNFKLSHVDHDPHVYDINKFMNENENYMNSSSCIKNIENFKELLISVTKDNLNEYIKCLQNINNKKLKHYTYSIKQVNNYNLSQYLNEKYKAAIPLKCIKESVLSNSDTFSSIQKSVNDSDELSTSTYGKDNRSANFVNKRAVKGGSQGSSVNRSSRSSSSSNGSNSKSNCSRSTNNDTTKSKQQFYKNKKMNNSKYTNALETIRTNKFISCSKEIKNERNLSLVHRNKNSNRNRKIDMYNKFSSSYDYLNKVKPKKTQTPIISKNEFPYTMDNSSNDNLDKLDYLNKKKKKDNNIYSINVDSSKYECAHKNLKKKKLREHSLSKKKYPIGNDFYSLNYEDSYSQNDYKKCCIRNDITHFQKKKKKKKKNIYSSSNNGNNNTLHTTQNKKNIFFPFNSDSEDYNEQLSSSSISILRNNSSKNNHKELEFNGEHSNVKNYAAHGRSVSNIKNNNSGNNNSGNNNNSSGKINNDSNGDYSGERNITDDDNKKEQNKYTYSADRNIYRNKFEYKEIENCSYYVEGKSLEESSSSNTNENENKYILCNLSQNNTNEKNTYEYGDIKRNEADHAFTYSKHVDKNEKSKEQLENTNNNLCLIKKKNSKNYNEQNKKLHKTDFSTMESMNTRYKYDNLDKNNTLTYFTNINRKEKLNNNEEYSKEGPSSYSIKRESSFFNNNINNNINNNINININNNNNNNINNNNNNNNNNNNNNNNNNNNNDISNSVLFLNKEEKDLIEEKMGILNVNFQNSSKHYENFRKNTVDISNSIQESDNFNCEHSIYTNNNKGIDIREIIKNNKTRIENLYDNEVSQNESYINGNKNANENANVNANVNANVNVNVNKCNNKINDHMELHKHSRCALNKFDNFYNSESDISYSINSYNDEMENKKNIISCSLDSFNEEFDNPISVPSPAASFFSGISLCSSVHNENVNEQNSFSLTDNQINVRSTQNNSSDDKRNYYVRDHNDGSDYLQRGHLLNNNSRMINAYNCSGNNKINTNINSLNYDNTDFNMHKMGNNINKKGNIYNEGNNTHEHYNEQHKKNISDNSFGDPSLISKKIYDDKSFSYLHHCPKQNDNSSCSDELINLKKKNYHETNDMPQVILDKKYINVNNIHRNNNDILISKKINMLDDTLSESSVYNKKSINNSILTNNIKNVDKNLIYENNNIIMPKAYQEMYHSNNCDFMKMNNLPDTLRNNNMMNLKDPNWNNNSCNSNNNNSKQLENKKKLTHKIVNTLEIKETKIKTKQGVFEITCGGEVLFTFLGRSEIKEYKNVKKEKNINIDITKPRELLFMIEINGINIKIKDVLMNIILDFYNLFEEELPKAHKARYEYAYDVVETLKKHTPKISLTKKWLGIYNLMSNGSTPDFIASLTNNIFIEKIEIKEYHVTFILKDRNTITLHIDDLNGITTKFTKQIADKKEKNNDHKHGDTKDTDELFKELTGDNEDVKVILLNLQKLLKKTGISIDIIIQNWCNTLQAYSQCLRLLTKGNAEYTLKLKKVLANITERTEIHKRHIYFSIFPIIIEE; encoded by the coding sequence atgcaAAACATTGTTGACCCAGATAATACCGTACTTTATAGTGGTGTAAATTTGCGGAAGTATATTGGCGCATTGCACACTATTGAAGAAGATGATGAAAACAATaatgacaaaaataaaaaaggtgaAACTAATGAAAAGACTGAAACAAATGTAAATAACGCAAGCAactataataaagaaaataacgTAAGCAGCTATAATAACGAAAAGAATTATTCACTAAGTAACGACATGCAGAAGAAAACATCCAACATTTGTAATGAGCATACCATGGACGGTTGTAGAAATATACTAAAGGAATGGAATATAGAGCACACTAGTGATGATTATGTCCATCCCTTTTCTTCTATTAATAACTACTTaagcaataaaaatatatctaaagaatatttaaacaataatgaaaaatcaaATACAAGAAAGAACCTAGAAGAGGCTGTAAacagaagaagaaaaattaaggaaATGATATCAGCCTATAATTCTCTAAACTTAAGTTTATCTAGTTGTAACTTCGAAAATTTAGATATTCGAAAAAAAACATCTCTATATCATTCTGATAATAGTTTTGAAAAGGATGAACAAATTGGAattagtttaaaaaaaaaaacatcaGAAAGAAATTATTCAGGTATAACTAACCAAGTGCaagataaaaaggaaaataatgaCTATTACCGAGATAACAATAATGAAAGTAgttgtaatattattaataataagaacATGAATAACGACTGCATTAGTTCTacttatgaaaataatatatcgcACTTGCACAATaactatttaaataattgcTACACTAGTAAGGATAATATAAAATCtagaataaatgaaatttcaTTAGATAAATTATGCATTAATGGTAGTAATAGTGACAACACTAATgacaataataatgataagaATAATGATAAGGAAAATGACAATGATGACGAAATAGAAGACTACAAAACTTTTTTAACTTTAGATAGTAATAATACTATTTTCAAAACAAAACCTCTTAAACTACCAGATATATCCTTCCTAAATAACAACAGCAGCAATTATAGTTACCTAGGTTTTAATAACAGGGACGAGGAGAACAATCATGGTAATAGGAatgacaataataatagtaatacttTTCTTAGAAATAGAATTCTTTATGAAACGTTAGATGGTATGTCTTTCTACTACGATGAAAAtggtaatgataataataacagttataacaattataaaaatagtaacaataataataaagataaggagatatttaattttatctcgGAGCTAAATGGTGAAAAGAGTGCACTACAAAACAGGACaggtatatatgaatataatagtaaaaatttcTTAGATAACAATGTTAacttttttgaattaaaaaaggaaagtaaaaacaatatagttaagaattatataaaaatcagTAAGGTAGAAAATTCTAACATAGaacatttaattaataacGGTATTAGTAGCATTAACAATGTCATCAATGTTGACCATGTAAAGCATAACAATTTGAACAATAACAATACTATCAACTGTAGTAATATCGTaggtaataaaataaaaagttatgCTAAAACTTATTTGGATTATAAGAACTACGAACAAAATAgtagaataatttataaaaatgcttttgaaaataattattataaaaatcagCCCATAAGTTACAATCGAAAGAAAAGTAGTGATAGGTTAAAAAGTagcattatttataataaccctagaattaacaaaaatgaaaaagatataagttatttaaataaaattaataacagTAGCATCATTCATCATTCTCCATATAaatctaataataaaatagttcaagatatatgtaattataacGGTGCATACAACACACACAATAATTTTAAGTTGAGTCATGTAGATCACGATCCACATGTATAtgacataaataaatttatgaatGAAAATGAGAATTACATGAACTCTTCTTCctgtattaaaaatatagaaaattttaaagaattgcTAATAAGTGTAACAaaagataatttaaatgaatatataaaatgcttacaaaatattaataataaaaaattaaagcacTATACTTATTCTATTAAACaggtaaataattataaccttagtcaatatttaaatgaaaaatataaagccGCTATTCcgttaaaatgtattaaagaATCAGTGTTAAGCAACTCTGATACATTTTCCTCCATACAGAAGTCTGTAAACGATAGTGATGAATTAAGCACATCTACCTACGGGAAGGATAATAGAAGTgcaaattttgtaaataaacGTGCAGTAAAAGGTGGTAGCCAGGGTAGTAGCGTAAATAGGAGTAGTcgcagtagcagtagtagtaacGGTAGTAATAGCAAGAGCAATTGTAGTAGAAGCACGAATAATGATACCACTAAATCGAAGCagcaattttataaaaataaaaaaatgaataattcaAAATACACGAATGCATTAGAGACCATTCgtacaaataaatttatttcttgttccaaagaaataaaaaatgaacgaaACTTGAGTTTAGttcatagaaataaaaatagtaatagaaatagaaaaatagatatgtataataaatttagtaGTAGTTATGATTATCTTAACAAAGTTAAACCAAAAAAAACACAAACACCTATAATtagtaaaaatgaatttccTTATACTATGGATAATAGTTCTAATGATAATTTAGATAAATtagattatttaaataaaaaaaaaaagaaggataataatatatatagcatcAATGTTGATAGCTCTAAATATGAATGTgctcataaaaatttaaaaaaaaaaaaattacgtgAACATTcattaagcaaaaaaaaatatcctaTAGGAAACGATTTTTATAGCTTAAATTATGAAGATAGTTATTCTCaaaatgattataaaaaatgctgCATAAGAAATGATATTACAcattttcagaaaaaaaaaaaaaaaaaaaaaaaaaatatatatagcagCAGTAACAATGGTAACAATAACACATTGCACAcaacacaaaataaaaaaaatatattttttccttttaattcAGATTCAGAGGATTATAACGAGCAACTAAGTAGTTCATCTATTTCGATACTAAGAAATAAttcaagtaaaaataatcataAGGAGTTAGAATTCAATGGTGAGCATAGCAATGTGAAAAATTATGCTGCACATGGTAGAAGCGtaagtaatattaaaaataataacagtggtaataataacagtggcaataataataatagcagtggtaaaattaataatgacAGCAATGGTGATTATAGTGGTGAGAGAAATATTACCgatgatgataataagaaagaacagaataaatatacatacagtGCTgacagaaatatatatagaaataaatttGAGTACAAGGAAATCGAAAATTGCAGCTACTATGTAGAAGGCAAATCCTTAGAAGAATCATCTAGCAGCAatacaaatgaaaatgaaaataaatatatattatgcaaTTTAAGTCAAAATAACacgaatgaaaaaaatacgtaCGAATATGGAGATATTAAAAGGAATGAAGCGGACCATGCATTTACGTACAGTAAGCATgttgataaaaatgaaaagagtaAGGAACAGTtggaaaatacaaataataatttatgtcttattaaaaaaaagaattcaaaaaattataatgagcaaaataaaaaattacataaaactGATTTTTCAACAATGGAAAGTATGAACACACGATATAAATATGACAatttagataaaaataacacTTTGACTTATTTTACGAATATAAatagaaaggaaaaattaaacaataaTGAAGAATACTCAAAGGAAGGTCCCTCATCCTACAgcataaaaagagaaagcagtttttttaataataatattaataataatattaataataatattaatattaatattaataataataataataataatattaataataataataataataataataataataataataataataataataataataataataacgatATTAGTAAcagtgttttatttttaaataaagaagaaaaagaccttattgaagaaaaaatgggtattttaaatgttaatttTCAAAACAGTTCAAAACATTATGAAAATTTCAGGAAAAATACAGTAGATATTTCAAATAGTATTCAAGAGAGTGATAATTTTAACTGTGAACATtccatatatacaaataataacaaaGGAATAGATATTAGAGAAATTATTAAGAACAATAAAACAAGAATAGAAAATTTGTATGATAATGAAGTAAGTCAAAATGagtcatatataaatggtaataaaaatgcaaatgAAAATGCAAATGTTAATGCTAATGTTAATGCTAATGTTAATGTAAATGTGAATAagtgtaataataaaataaatgatcaTATGGAGTTGCATAAACATTCCCGTTGTGCGTTAAACAAatttgataatttttataattctgaAAGTGATATTTCTTACTCCATTAATTCGTATAACGACGAAAtggagaataaaaaaaacataattagTTGTTCATTAGATAGTTTTAATGAAGAATTTGACAACCCTATTTCAGTACCTTCACCAGCagcttcctttttttctggTATCAGTTTATGTTCTTCTGTACATAACGAAAAtgtaaatgaacaaaattcTTTTAGTTTGACAGACAATCAAATTAATGTAAGATCAACACAAAATAATAGTTCGGATGATAAAAGGAATTATTATGTTAGAGATCATAATGACGGAAGTGATTATCTTCAAAGAGGTCATTTActcaataataatagtagaaTGATTAATGCATATAATTGTAGTggcaataataaaataaatacaaatataaattcgCTAAACTACGATAATACAGATTTTAATATGCACAAAATGGGGAACAACATAAACAAAAAGGGTAACATATACAATGAGGGAAATAACACACACGAACATTACAACGAGCAgcacaaaaaaaacataagtGATAATTCTTTTGGTGATCCTAGTCTcattagtaaaaaaatatatgacgACAAATCATTTTCCTATCTGCATCACTGTCCAAAACAAAATGACAACTCAAGTTGTAGTGACGAGTTAAtcaacttaaaaaaaaaaaattatcatgaGACAAATGATATGCCGCAAGTAAtattagataaaaaatatataaatgtgaaTAACATACATAGGAATAATAACGACATActtataagtaaaaaaataaatatgcttGATGATACATTGAGTGAAAGTagtgtatataataaaaaaagtataaataatagtattttaacgaataatataaaaaatgtagataaaaatttaatatatgagaataataatattatcatgCCAAAGGCATATCAAGAGATGTATCATAGTAATAATTGTgattttatgaaaatgaataatttacCTGATAcgttaagaaataataatatgatgaATTTAAAGGATCCAAACTGGAACAATAATAGTTGTAACagcaataataacaatagtaaaCAATtggagaataaaaaaaaattgaccCACAAAATAGTTAACACtttagaaataaaagaaacgaaaataaaaacaaaacaggGTGTATTTGAAATAACGTGTGGTGGAGAAGTgttgtttacatttttaggAAGATCAgaaattaaagaatataaaaatgtgaaaaaagaaaaaaacattaatataGACATCACAAAACCAAGAGAATTACTTTTTATGATTGAAATAAACGGTAtaaatatcaaaataaaagacgttctaatgaatattattttagatTTCTACAATTTATTTGAAGAAGAATTACCAAAGGCACACAAAGCAAGATATGAATATGCATATGATGTAGTagaaactttaaaaaaacatactcCTAAAATATCTCTAACAAAAAAGTGGTTAGGTATATATAACTTAATGAGTAATGGAAGTACCCCTGATTTTATTGCATCATTAACAAACaacatttttattgaaaaaattgaaattaaaGAATACCATGTAACATTTATCTTGAAAGATAGAAATACAATAACCTTACATATCGATGATTTAAATGGAATAACTACAAAATTTACGAAACAAATAGCAgataagaaagaaaaaaataatgatcaCAAACATGGGGATACCAAAGATACCGATGAATTGTTTAAAGAACTAACAGGAGATAATGAAGATGTaaaagttattttattaaatttacaGAAATTGCTAAAAAAGACAGGAATATCAATtgatataattattcaaaattgGTGTAATACTTTACAAGCTTATTCACAGTGTCTTCGTTTGTTAACAAAAGGAAACGCTGAGTATACGTTGAAACTGAAGAAGGTGTTGGCAAACATAACAGAAAGGACTGAAATTCACAAGAGGCATATCTACTTTTCCATATTTCCCATAATAATTGAAGAGTGA
- a CDS encoding hypothetical protein (conserved Plasmodium protein), whose product MENIKNLKKSLENKYVKYFEKKSNEKASANEDQINENINNVHTLNIKKEKGIDTSNEIIQDENEKKGNSNNLYNMKNASVKDRGNIIEKETNILNYSSSVLDEINNRDNTDDTNGINKRLIKREDETNGNLIGNNNKRIFDNEIKEGSSKRLKVEDCTTKDCELSLYNVLNNLLFYNNKNDIELFMKKIKNNFLFYWKECECQLKELQKCYVQSEKLIKEIVCENKNAIISNRNSSVCTDMQRESNEILKIDKKRKILNNIMNIKLTYRIVEMYLFTMRQFCLLLKENNNFISLILDEENIEKKNYERINGNLLTFQAKNYEDIKKYTLKKKKTKLYMDDFLKIVNKNNTCSKDEVSHFYTLKCLEEEISERTNAKADLLYLMIKKKECAEEFAKQDQRKVTSYNKLALFTNSIKSIIDKYNSLDVEHSKYLSTFYYKMVHVQDDLNINNISVLNNKKPFNFLFNFKEQSNNNDVFTYMKYNVVTKTRNKVKNTAPSKSKEEDVHEEYISINVYTKDNFDISILPDIKYLKYLNVQIDVSYLFSTDCLVAKTDLIEFIGLNDGRKFLSDIYSNQDHFVLFSEDINHFHNFKYGFPFFWLNALAEKPYELEALGETVQSNQLNKKEDNNSSGNSNSSNKGNTTDQSQKEKLHRNQLLEIYNWHLNRTLDVSIFFSKIFTRGKKKSYLGYGTFGKFIIITLKKIQSVSLQQISYFDIIMEEAYLKEEQENNDECSKDNIYACCFIQLYDSCMVKAYISIPFNGKEPCFSVFLTKKKYSRRLKKLQDYLNTTVINKHSKVEDTQRQIILTLQIAKLREGAHKYYKSFSKNSTLIFDEEIS is encoded by the exons atggaaaatattaaaaatttgaaaaaatccTTAGAGAATAagtatgtaaaatattttgaaaaaaagagtaatGAAAAGGCGTCTGCGAATGAAGatcaaataaatgaaaatataaataatgttcatacgttaaatataaaaaaggaaaaaggtaTAGATACATCGAATGAAATTATACaagatgaaaatgaaaaaaaaggaaatagtaataatttatataatatgaaaaatgctAGCGTAAAAGACCGGGGGAACATAATTGAAAAGGAAACAAATATCTTAAACTATTCAAGTAGTGTATtagatgaaataaataatagagACAATACTGATGATACTAATGGAATAAACAAAAGATTAATTAAAAGGGAAGATGAAACAAATGGTAATTTAataggaaataataataaaagaatatttgataacgaaataaaagaagGGAGTTCGAAAAGACTAAAAGTTGAAGACTGTACAACAAAGGATTGTGAATTAagtttatataatgtattaaataatcttcttttttataataataaaaatgatatagaattatttatgaaaaaaataaaaaataattttcttttttattggAAAGAATGTGAGTGTCAACTAAAGGAGCTACAAAAATGTTATGTACAAAGTGAAAAGTTAATCAAAGAAATTGTTTGTGAAAATAAGAACGCAATAATAAGTAACAGGAACAGTAGTGTGTGTACTGATATGCAAAGGGAatcaaatgaaatattaaaaatagataaaaaaagaaaaatattaaataatataatgaacaTAAAATTGACATATAGGATCGTtgaaatgtatttatttactatGAGGCAATTTTGtcttttattaaaagaaaataataattttatatcacTAATTTTagatgaagaaaatatagaaaaaaaaaattatgaacgaATAAATGGAAATTTATTGACATTTCAGGCAAAGAATTATGaagatattaaaaagtataccttaaaaaaaaagaaaacaaagtTATACATGgatgattttttaaaaattgtaaataaaaataacactTGTTCAAAAGATGAAGTTTCTCATTTCTATACCTTGAAATGTTTAGAAGAGGAAATTTCCGAACGAACTAATGCAAAAGCAGatttattatacttaatgataaagaagaaagaatGTGCTGAAGAATTTGCTAAACAAGATCAAAGAAAGGTTAcatcatataataaattggCCTTGTTTACAAATAGCATTAAATCAATTattgataaatataattcattagATGTAGAACattctaaatatttatccACCTTTTACTACAAAATGGTTCATGTTCAAGACGatttaaacataaataatatttcagttttaaataataaaaaaccatttaattttttgtttaattttaaagaacaaagtaataataatgatgtatttacatatatgaaatataatgttGTTACAAAAACTagaaataaagtaaaaaatactGCACCTTCAAAATCCAAAGAGGAGGATGTCCATGAggaatatataagtataaatgtttatacaAAGGATAATTTTGACATTTCTATTTTACCtgatataaaatatcttAAATATTTGAATGTACAAATAGATGTCTCATATTTGTTTAGTACTGATTGTTTAGTAGCAAAAACGGATCTTATTGAATTCATAGGGTTGAATGATGGTAGAAAATTTCTTTCAGATATATACAGCAACCAAGATCactttgttttgttttctgaagatataaatcattttcaCAATTTTAAATACGGATTCCCCTTCTTTTGGCTAAATGCCCTTGCGGAAAAACCGTACGAACTTGAAGCACTGGGTGAAACAGTACAGAGTAACCAGTTGAATAAAAAGGAGGACAACAACAGCAGCggtaatagtaacagtagTAACAAAGGCAATACTACCGATCAATCACAAAAAGAGAAACTACATAGGAATCAGttattagaaatatacaACTGGCATTTAAATAGAACCCTAGATGTGTCTATATTTTTCTCCAAAATATTTACAAGGGGtaaaaagaaa TCTTATTTAGGATATGGGACATTTGGCAAATTCATCATTATAA CCTTAAAGAAAATTCAGTCAGTTTCGTTGCAGCAAATATCTTATTTTGACATTATAATGGAGGAAGCTTACTTGAAAGAGGAACAAGAAAACAACGat GAATGCAGTAAAgataatatttatgcatgTTGCTTTATTCAGTTATATGATTCCTGTATGGTTAAGGCTTATATCAGTATCCCCTTCAACggaaa GGAACCATGTTTTAGtgtatttttaacaaaaaaaaaatactcaaGAAGGCTAAAG aAACTACAAGATTATTTGAACACGACagttataaataaacattccAAAGTTGAGGACACCCAAAGACAAATAATACTAACACTTCAGATAGCAAAATTAAGG gaGGGAGctcataaatattataagtcATTTAGCAAAAATTCCACACTTATATTTGATGAAGAAATAAGTTGA